A stretch of DNA from Roseovarius sp. M141:
GATTTTGAGGTTTTGTCCGGGTGCCGCCATGTTATTGCCTTCCTTGCGTGGTCGCTGGGTGGTCTTTTACCAAATGGTCAACTTAACGATTGCGCACGGCCCCGCGCCTGTCAAGAATAGTGTTGGGCGTCTGCCGTGCCAGCCCAAAGATTGCACGCGCGGTCATAGCAGGGAAAGAGGCAAGATGGGCGAGAGTGGCGCAACCGCCGATACAGGTCCCAGCCGCATCCAGCGGCGCAACCGCGCACGCATCATCGAGGCCGCGCTGGATGTCTTTTCGCAGCATGGCTATCGCGGTGCCACGCTGGACCAGATCGCCGAGCGGGCAGGGCTGAGCAAGCCGAACATCCTGTATTATTTTACGGGCAAGGAAGAGATTCACGTCACGCTGCTGAACCAGTTGATGGATCGCTGGCTGGCGCCGCTGCGGCGGCTGGACCCGGAAGGTGAACCGCTGGACGAAATCCTGACCTATGTGCGCCGCAAGCTGAAGATGAGCCAGAAATATCCCCGCGAAAGCCGCCTGTTCGCCAACGAGATCCTGCAAGGGGCGCCGCGAATCGCGCCGCATCTGGAGGGCGATCTGAAACCGTTGGTCGATAACGCGGCCGCGACGATACAGGGCTGGATCGACGCCGGGCGAATCGCGCCGACCGATCCACGGCATCTGATATTCTCGATCTGGGCGACAACGCAGCATTATGCGGATTTCGAGGCGCAGGTCGGGGTTTTGATGGATGGGCGGGCCGCGACGGATGGCGCGGATCCGTTTCTGACGACGCTCTACACGCGGTTGCTGCGACCGGCCCAAGACTGAGGCGCCGTTAATCGTAATGTCAGATCGGGTTTGGCGGGGCAGGGCGCGGCATCTAGAATATAGCTGGGTGGCGGGCTCTGTGGGGGGGCTGAGGTGTCGGGGTTCTATCGTCAGGGTTTCATGTTTCATAATACCGCTACGCCCGATCCTGCGGTCGCGCGCTTGCGGACCGATCAGATGTTGCGCGCGCTCCGCGTCGCGGCAAAGCTGGGTGGAAGTCCAGCACCACGTGTCGTCGGCCTGTCCGGCCAGGTACTGGAAGCAGGCGACATCGGCGGCGACGATGCGCGGGTGATCGAAGGGGATGCCGACGACCAGCATGGCGGTTAACCGTCGCTTACCTTGCTTCGGCAGGATGAGCGCCATGCAAAGCCTCACCAGAGTGACCGACCCGGAGTATCGGCCTGACCAGATGTTCGAAGCCCGCGCGCAGTGGTGGAGTGGTGCGCCGCTCGCAGGCACAGACGGATCGTGAGGTTGGGGGGTAATGCCTCATTCGGGCCGTGCGAAGGCGTGGCTTTCACCTCATCCGCACGGCAGACCAGTCCATAGTCATATGCCACAACGGTCCAGTCGAAATAATGCTCATTCCGCCGCGCAGGCGCCCGGGTTGTTGGGGTGGGTCGTCCAGTTGGCATAGTCCGCCTCGACCACCTTGCCGGTGCGCGGGTCCGTCGTGCCGGGCGCCATCGCCTCCATCGTGATGCAGTTTTCAACCGGGCAGACATTGACGCACAGGTTGCAGGCGACGC
This window harbors:
- a CDS encoding TetR family transcriptional regulator C-terminal domain-containing protein produces the protein MGESGATADTGPSRIQRRNRARIIEAALDVFSQHGYRGATLDQIAERAGLSKPNILYYFTGKEEIHVTLLNQLMDRWLAPLRRLDPEGEPLDEILTYVRRKLKMSQKYPRESRLFANEILQGAPRIAPHLEGDLKPLVDNAAATIQGWIDAGRIAPTDPRHLIFSIWATTQHYADFEAQVGVLMDGRAATDGADPFLTTLYTRLLRPAQD